The Candidatus Margulisiibacteriota bacterium sequence GATATTGTAAATATTGCTCAAGGAGAAGCAATAAATTATCCGTTAATAAATAACTATATTATTAATACCTTCCATGGCGGGATGTTTTATGAGCCTACGGTTTTACGAAAAATAAAGGAGATATATTTAAATGATAATATCTAGAAAGGTGATATGGCTAAAAATTTTATTCATATTAGTATTTATTTTCTTACTATATCAATTACTATTATTTGGTTGGTCCAATTATGACTCAATCAAACCCCTAGATCTAAAAGAATATATAACCACCTTGTTTAGAGATTTTAAGTTGCATTTTAATCGATATTCTTTGTTGTGGTATTTTATTAATCCGATAATCATTTCATTAGCTGTTATAGAAGGATATTTTATTCAATTGAAAAAAATATTTCTTATAGAAGAGAAATTAGATTGCAATAATTATTTATTACTAAAAATATTATTAGTTTTATTGGTAATTACTGTAATTATATATTTACTCGGGCCGTTTTCTTTTTTAATTATAATGCCATTGTTTGCGGTTTCTTTTATTACAGTAAATATTATTATCTTTCTGGCTTTTTGCATAAAAAAATGCTTTAAATTAAAGAAATAATGATCTTACCCCGAAAAACTGGACACGCCGAAATGGGAAATTAATGTGAGCAGAATAAAGCAGATATGAAAATAAATACTGCGACATTATTACAAGATGGAAGGGTGCTGATTGCCGGAGCAAGATCAACCCCAAAAAACTGGACAGTTTCAATCTGAATTACCTGGACAGCATGAATCTGAATCCCATGGACACCACATCTGAAATGCCTTTTTCTCCACTTGCAAAAAAGTAGTTGCTTAAATATATATTTCTGCTAAAATGCATTCCGCATTCAATAGTAGAATATTATAATATAATGTATAAATGAACTACTGACTGCTTTGGGAAAAGGTTGTATGAATAATAACTTAAAAAATAATAAAACAGACAAGCTGCGTGTTGCGGTCCATGATTACGGCGGACATCCTTTTTCTTTTGATCTGAGTGAATGCTTAAGCGAGAAGGGGTACAAAGTTCTCTACATTTATACTTCATCCTGTAAAAGCCCTAATGCACAGATGAAGAAACGCCATTCGTTATTCAAAGTCAAAAACATAGTGTGCCAGGAAGTGAAAAAAGAATTATTTCTGCTTCGTTTTTTCCAAGAGAGTACCTATGGAGATAAAGTCGTATCTTTGTTGAGAAAATGGAAGCCTGATTTGATAATTTCATCGACTACGCCGCTTTTTGCCCAACGAAAAATTTCGAAATGGGCTAAGAAAAGTGATGTGCAATCGATTTTTTGGTTCCAGGACATTATCAGTATAGCTGCAAAAAGGATATTGCCATTGCGGATTGGGATGATGGGCAAATGGATCGCACTTTGGATGGAGCGAATGGAGATGAAAGTCGTCCATCGTTCAAAAGCTGTTGTTACCATTTCTGAAGATTTTAATGAAGTATTGAGAAAGTGGAACGTAGCCGAGGGTAAAGTGGTTACAATTCCTAACTGGGCTGTTATAAAAAAACTTCCTGTTAAAGATAAGACGAATCCATGGGCGTGCAAGCATGGGCTCAGTAATAAGTTCTGTTTCCTTTATTCCGGGACGCTTGGTATGAAACATAATCCCGAGCTGCTTCTTAAGCTCGCCTTACATTTCAAGAATGATAGAGATGTCCGTATCATAGTTGTCTCAGAAAAAATGGGAGCCGAATGGCTAAAAATAAAGAAGGTAGATTATCAATTAGATAACCTTATAATATTTAATTTCCAGCCGTTTGATAGTTTCCCTGAGGTACTTGCAACGGCTGATGTGCTTATTTCCATCCTTAATAAGGATGCCAGTGAATTCTGCGTCCCTTCAAAAGTCTTGAGTTATTTATGTGCAGCTCGTCCCTTGCTTCTGGCTGTTTCCAAAGAGAACCTTGTTGCAAAAATTGTTTCACAGAACCAGGCAGGTATTGTTGTCTATCCTGAAGATATCGATTCTTTTCTTGCGGCAGCTCAGCGGTTAAGACTGGATAATTCCTTAAGGGATACCATGGCTAGAAATGGAAGATTATATGCCGAAAAAACTTTTGACAGGCAGAAGATCTCTCTCCGGTTCGAATTGATTATTAATCAGCTGCTGGATAGACCAGATACTGATCACATTGAAGAACCCCGGGTTTCCGCTAATATTCCTGTATATGGTAAGGCAACATGACCGGTGTGCCGGAGCAGCAATCACTCGTCCGGCGACTCATGTACGGGGTCGGGGCTAATGCTTTCGGACAGATTATCACAATTATAATTCAGATTGTCAGTGTTCCGGTTTTTCTTGGTTTTTGGGGTATTAATCTTTATGGAGAATGGTTGGTCCTCAGTGCTATCCCTTCGTATTTATCTTTGAGCGATATCGGGTTCGGTAGTGTTGCGGGGAACGAAATGATTATGCTTGTTGCTCGTGGCGAGAGGAAAAAAGCTCTGTCCGTATTCCAATCTTCCTGGGTGCTCATTTCGGGTATCTCTATGATTATCATACTGTGTTCAGTGCTGGTTATGAAGTTGTTCCCGCTAGGACCGGTTTTTCATATAAAAATCATGTCGGCATATGATATTCAATTTGTCCTGTTTTTTCTGATGCTTCAAATTCTTGTGAGTTTGCAAATCGTTCTTATGGCTGCCGCTTACCGGGCTGAAAAAAAATACGCCAAAGGAATCTTTATTCTCAATACTATAAGGTTTTCTGCCTTTTTCGCTTTAACCCTTGCTGTTATCAATGGTGCTCAACCTCCATATGCTGCCCTGATTTTCTTTTCGGTTATGGCTATTGGCGCTGTCGGGATGTACCTCAATCTTCGCAGGTCGTATTCGTGGGTAAGCTTCGGATTTGGCGCTGCAAGATTATCTATTGTCAAAGAATTTGTTAAACCGGCTTTCTGGTTCATGGCTTTTCCAGCTGGGCAGATTATTACGCTTCAGGGTATGGTTATCGCCATAAATATTGTTCTCGGACCGGTCGCGGCAGTTATCTTTTCTACTATACGTACTGTTACCCGGTTGGCTTTTCAGACGATGAACATATTGGTTAATTCTATTAGCCCTGAGATTTCCATGGCGTTCGGAAATGGAAATATACCGCTGGTACGTTATCTTCACCGTCGTATTTTTCAAGCTTCTTTCTGGGGGGTCGCTTTTATGGTCTCTGTGCTCTCGTTTTCCGGGCAGTACCTTATACAGTTCTGGACAAGAGGTCGGGTATCTGCTGACCACTCGTTTATTCTCCTTATGCTTCTTGCCATTTTGGTTAACGCTTTGTGGTATGTAAGTTCTTCGGTTCAGTTGTCAATTAACAAACATCAGCGAGTTGCTCTACGGTATTTGTTTACCTCGGTCTCATCAATTTGTGCGGCAATTGTGCTTATGAAGTTTATGGGCCTTCATGGGGTAGCTTTTGCTATTCTGTCAGCTGATATAGTGATGACTGTCTTTGTGATGAAGGAGTCGCTTTTACTTACACAAGATACGTTATATGAGTTTGCGAAATGTGTTAATAAGCCGCCGATAGCTATTATCGTTAGCAAAGTAAAGCAAACCGGGTTGCTTGTACTTTTTTCTTTAAAGAAGAACGTTAATCCGGGTGCTAAGCTCGCTCCTGTGCAGGAGAGTAAATTATGAATACCGCTCCGGAAAATAAATTTCCTGTAATCATATATATTATTCCGTTACTCATAGGCTTTCGAGTCTCTCTGGTCGGGGAACTTTATATCTCAGGATTATTTCTGTCTTTATATCTTATATATATGTTTCCGAAGAGAAACAGGCTTTCGTTTAAGAAATTTCCCTTCCAGCTTCTTATGCTCTGTATCCTGTGGCTTTTGTCTTTGGTGGTGACTGACATTGCTAGAGAAACTCCTTTCGGGGATTATGCCCGAGGGTGGGCTAAAGTTAGCATGTTCTTTTCAAGTTTATGCGCGCTCTATCTTCTTCTTTACGATAGAAGAAAGCAGCTGACTCTATTTGCGATAGTTCTGGTTGCAGGATTAATTCTTGAGTTCTTTCTTTTTCCAACTGAGTATAACCGCTTTCAAGTCTGGAAGTTCGGGTTCGGGTTGCCGGTTACACTGCTCTGTGTCACTCTCTGCCAGCATTCTTATGTAAAGAAAGTAAGATGGTCCGGGCCGCTGATTCTTTTAGCTCTTTCTTTTGTTCATTTGATTGAAGGGTATCGTTCTTTAGGTCTGATAGTTTTCTTTACTGGACTATATTTGTTCATCCAGATAGTTGTCCATAACCGTGGTATCTCTACTTTCAGCTGGAAGAAAGCCGGGATGGTTGTTGTTATCGTTCTCCTTTTTCTTAATCTATTTAAGGTATTGTATGGTTATGCACTTGATCATTCTGTAACTAATTATGACCTGAAAGCCAAAACCTTAGCCCAGCAGGGCAGGGGCGGACTGGCTGCTATGATTCTGGGCGGAAGGAAAGAGATATATCCTGCGATGATGGCGATTAAGGATTCGCCGATTATCGGACATGGTTCATGGGCAAAAGACAAAGGAATGAAGTACCGTAAATTGTGGGTGAACTTAAGGCGGCAAGGCTATGATATCAACGATTACGGTATTTATAAAGATAATCTTATCCCTTCCCATTCGCATATTACCGGGGCTTGGGTCGAAGCCGGTTTCTTAGGGGCATTATTCTGGTTTACGGTTATTGTGCTTATTATCAAGGTTTTGTTCGGAATGTATTTTACGAACGAACCGCTCAGTCCTTTGGCGGCATTTATATCATTCTCTTTTTTATGGGATATACTTTTTTCTCCGTTTGGCGCGAATGTTCAAATAATAGATGCATATTATATCGTAGTTCTTCTCACCGTTTATATGACGATGGAGAAGAAATCTTTTTCATCGCAATCACAAAATGTGTTTTTGCTTGAAAAAACTATACGAAATGAGACATTGAAAGGAGGTGTGATATACTCATGAGTTATCCAAAAATATCGATTGTAACGCCATCTTATAACCAGGGAAAATATCTTGAAGCCACTATTAATTCGGTTATAGGGCAAAAGTACCCTAATCTCGAATATATAATTATCGACGGAGGGTCAACAGACAACAGCCTCGAAATTATAAAAAAATACGAAAAACACCTGGCTTATTGGGAATCGACGCCTGATAATGGGCCGGCACATGCTATCAATAAAGGATTTAAGAGATCAACCGGAGAGATACTAGCCTATCTTAATTCGGATGATCTTTATAATTCCGGTGCGTTTGAGACAGCGTCGGAACTGTTCCTGCGTCATCCTGAGATTGATATATTCTATGGCGATATTAAATTCATAGATGAATATGGAAATGATACAAGAAATCCCCGATCAAAAGTGTACAAATCTATAAAGGTTGATTTCAATATGATGGCATCCGGAATCGGTATTATCCCTCAGCAGTCCTCTTTTTGGAGACGTGCAGTATTTTTTGACGTAGGGATGTTCAATGAGACAAACAAAACCTGTTGGGATGGTGAGTTTTTTTCTGATGCGCTTATCTATGGAGCTACCTTGAGAAATATCCCTAAAGAGCTCGCCCGGTTCCGTATACATCGACAGTCAATTTCGAATAAGTACCATCAGAGCCAGGTTTATATGGAGGAAAAGAATCGAGTTCTTTCAAAATTTGAAGTAGCCGGATATAAAAAGCGTTTATTAAATACCTATAAATATAATCTGATCTATTATTGCAGAAGAATATCCCGGCTTGTAACGAGTTAATTATCTGTCAGGGGAGTGCCATGTTGTTTTATTGTGTTAATGTGAAGATTACTTAATTATTGTAAGAATGCTGTTCCTTGTAACTTAGAAAGAAGGGAGTTCTATGAATATTTTGCAAGTGATACCTTCAGTTAACCCTGCGGGAGGCGGACCGGTAGAAACGCTGGTTCAGGGTGCTAAGATAATGGCGGACAGCGGACATAACACGGAGGTTGCTACGGTTGACGATCCGCAAGCTTCGTGGGTAAAAGATTTCCCCTACCGGCTGTATCCGCTTGGTCCCGGAACTCTGACGTATGGGTACTCTAACCGTTTTGTTCCTTGGGTTATCAATAATGGGAAAAACTATGATTGTATTATTGTCCATGGTATTTGGCAGTATCACAGCTATGGAGTATGGAAAGCATGCCGGGCTTCAGGGAAGCCTTATTATTTATTTACGCATGGGATGCTGGACCCGTGGTTTAAAGAACATTATCCGCTCAAACATTTAAAGAAAATGGTTTACTGGCATTTTGCCGAATCACGTGTCCTGAAGGATGCCAAGGCTGTTCTGTTTACCTGTGAAGAAGAACTCCTGCTGGCAAGACGGTCGTTCCGATCTTATTCGTGCAATGAAAAGGCGGTCAGCTATGGTACTTCAGCCCCCCCGGGAGATAAAGAAACCTTGAAAAAGAAGTTCTTTGCTGATTATCCGGAGCTCCATGGCAAAAAGATACTTTTGTTCCTTGGAAGGATACATCCGAAGAAGGGCTGCGATCTCCTCATTGATGCTTTCTCTCTGGTTTTTCAGAATGAACCTTCTGTTCAATTGGTTATAGCAGGGCCGGATCAAGTTGGATGGAAAAAAGAACTCGCTACACGCGCACGCCAGCTCGGAGTAGAAAACCGTATTACCTGGACAGGCTTGCTAACCGGTGATCTGAAATGGGGCGCCTATTATGCCTCTGAGGTTTTTGTATTGCCTTCGCACCAGGAGAACTTTGGTATCGTTGTTGCTGAAGCCATGGCATGCGGATTACCGGTCCTTATTTCTAATAAGGTAAACATATGGCGGGAGATCAAGCAGGATGATGCCGGATTAATCGAAAGCGATGATCTTGATGGGACCATCGCGCTTCTTCAGCGGTGGCTTACTATTCCCGGATGGAAAAAACTAATCATGGGTAGGAATGCGGTCGACAGCTTTCATCGGCGTTTTGAAATCCATAAAGCCATAGAAAGTCTGCTGGAGTCTATAGAATAAAGGGGATTGGCATGGAAGAGATATTGCATGGCATTGATTCGTATACCGGGCCAAGTTTCAGTCTTAGGAACCGGGCACGGAGAGTGGTATGGAATTCTGCCTGTTTTTGTTTGTTCAGATATACGCCGAGAGTTTTTCATAGGTGGCGCTGTGCGCTCCTGCGATTATTCGGGGCAAAAATCGGAAGCCACTGCCGTGTCTATCCCGGGACCAGAATATGGGCGCCATGGCATCTGGTCATGGACGATTATGCTTGTCTTGCAAATGATGTCACCTGTTATTCGATGGCCAAGATACATATCTCCGAAAGAGCTATTGTGTCGCAAGGCACACATCTCTGCTGCGGAACACATAATTATAGTGATCCTTTATTTCAACTTTATGCTGAACCTATTGTTATTGGCCGGAATGCCTGGGTGTGTGCTGAAAGTTTTATAGCTCCCGGTGTAACGGTCGGTGAAGGCGCAGTTGTCGGTGCCCGGTCGGTAGTTACACGAGATATTCCTGCCTGGATGGTCTGTGCCGGCAATCCGTGCAGGCCGCTCAAAAAAAGGGAGTTTAAATGAAAATCCCTGTATCGGTCATGATCTTAACCAAAAACGAAGAAAAAAACCTGCCTGCTTGCCTGAACTCGGTGAACTGGTCTGACGATATCCATGTCTTTGATTCCTGGTCTGATGATAGTACAGCCGTCATCGCACGCGACAATGGAGCAGAGGTCAGGCGACGGGTCCTGGATAACTGGTCGTCTCATCTTAATTGGGGCCTTAGAAACCTCCCATTTAAGTACCGGTGGATACTCTATATTAACGCAGATGAACGCGTGTCTGAAGAACTTGTTCAGGCGATCGAAACTGCTGTTAACAATCCTGGTGAAAACAAGGCTTTTCTTATTGAACGGTGTGATTATTTTATGGGCAGGAATATTAAACATGTTCAGGCTTCCCGGTTATATATCCGATTTTTTTTACGAGATCATATGCGGTATGAACGCCTCGTGAACCCGGTATCGGTTGTTGATGGAAATATCGGATTGTTAAAGGGACATTTGCTCCATTATCCTTTCAGTAAAGGAGTAACACACTGGATTGAGAAGCATAATTCTTATAGTATGCTGGAAGCCAGGCAGATAAATGAAGATAAAAAGAAAAAAATAAACGTTTCTTTAGTAAAAGCTTTATTCTCAAAAGATTACCATATTCGGAGCATGCATCGTAAAGCGCTTTATTATTCACTTCCTTTTCGTCCGTTCCTTATGTTTTTCCTGCTCTATATTGTTAAAGGAGGGTTCCTTGATGGCCGGTCCGGATTTCATTATGCGGTATTACGGACATTCTATGAATATATGATTGTCTTGAAAACAATGGATAAAGCAGGTGACTGATGAAGCTGTCGGGTTATGTTAAACATAGTGCTTATTATTTTTATCATACAAGGCAGGATGTGCAGCATATATAAAAATGTTAATAGATACAGAATAAACCTGGGAAATGAAAGAAGCTTTTTTGTTGGAACAAAGGTACCGTTTTTACGGTGTAATTTGAGGTATTAATTGTAGATATGGACATATCTTGACATTATATTAAATAATGGTAATATCCAGGCTTGAATAGTGGGAGTCTTTAATGTTTTTTTTAATTTGAAGGCAGGCCGATTGTGCGGCCTTATTAATGTAAGGAGGAATTACGAGGGAAGTTTGATCGTTGTGAATAGTTAAATATGTTGCGGGGGGGAAATTCATGAAAAAAAAATATTTATTTCTAGTATGTTTTATTTTAATGCTGTCCTACCAGATTTCATACGCTTCTGAGCCATTTGATGATCCGTCCGGAATGATACAGATGCCTCAGGCATATCTTAAACCTCAGGGGCAATTTTCCGTAGCGTATAATTCTGCTGCGATTGTGGAAGATACCAACAAGTGGTCAAAGTATCATTTGAATAGCCAGGGGAATGTCTCTTTTCATTATAATCCTTACCAGAATTTGCAGATGGGAATTGCTAGTGTTGTTGATCGTTATCAA is a genomic window containing:
- a CDS encoding glycosyltransferase family 2 protein, which produces MKIPVSVMILTKNEEKNLPACLNSVNWSDDIHVFDSWSDDSTAVIARDNGAEVRRRVLDNWSSHLNWGLRNLPFKYRWILYINADERVSEELVQAIETAVNNPGENKAFLIERCDYFMGRNIKHVQASRLYIRFFLRDHMRYERLVNPVSVVDGNIGLLKGHLLHYPFSKGVTHWIEKHNSYSMLEARQINEDKKKKINVSLVKALFSKDYHIRSMHRKALYYSLPFRPFLMFFLLYIVKGGFLDGRSGFHYAVLRTFYEYMIVLKTMDKAGD
- a CDS encoding glycosyltransferase; its protein translation is MSYPKISIVTPSYNQGKYLEATINSVIGQKYPNLEYIIIDGGSTDNSLEIIKKYEKHLAYWESTPDNGPAHAINKGFKRSTGEILAYLNSDDLYNSGAFETASELFLRHPEIDIFYGDIKFIDEYGNDTRNPRSKVYKSIKVDFNMMASGIGIIPQQSSFWRRAVFFDVGMFNETNKTCWDGEFFSDALIYGATLRNIPKELARFRIHRQSISNKYHQSQVYMEEKNRVLSKFEVAGYKKRLLNTYKYNLIYYCRRISRLVTS
- a CDS encoding putative colanic acid biosynthesis acetyltransferase, translating into MEEILHGIDSYTGPSFSLRNRARRVVWNSACFCLFRYTPRVFHRWRCALLRLFGAKIGSHCRVYPGTRIWAPWHLVMDDYACLANDVTCYSMAKIHISERAIVSQGTHLCCGTHNYSDPLFQLYAEPIVIGRNAWVCAESFIAPGVTVGEGAVVGARSVVTRDIPAWMVCAGNPCRPLKKREFK
- a CDS encoding transferase; the protein is MNILQVIPSVNPAGGGPVETLVQGAKIMADSGHNTEVATVDDPQASWVKDFPYRLYPLGPGTLTYGYSNRFVPWVINNGKNYDCIIVHGIWQYHSYGVWKACRASGKPYYLFTHGMLDPWFKEHYPLKHLKKMVYWHFAESRVLKDAKAVLFTCEEELLLARRSFRSYSCNEKAVSYGTSAPPGDKETLKKKFFADYPELHGKKILLFLGRIHPKKGCDLLIDAFSLVFQNEPSVQLVIAGPDQVGWKKELATRARQLGVENRITWTGLLTGDLKWGAYYASEVFVLPSHQENFGIVVAEAMACGLPVLISNKVNIWREIKQDDAGLIESDDLDGTIALLQRWLTIPGWKKLIMGRNAVDSFHRRFEIHKAIESLLESIE